A portion of the Mycobacterium paraseoulense genome contains these proteins:
- a CDS encoding enolase C-terminal domain-like protein — translation MSVDAPIDEVTAQVFEIPTDAPEADGTLSWSSTTLVLAGVTAGGRRGVGYTYAGGACGELITGPLAGTLTGHSALDITGRWQAMVRAMRNNGRPGLVSCAISAVDTALWDLKGKLLGLPVCRLLGMAHDAVPIYGSGGFTTYDERQTRAQLERWVDEWKIPRVKIKIGESWGSDERRDLDRIALSRKVIGPDVELYVDANGGYRRKQAIRVAHAMADHDVTWFEEPVSSDDLAGLREVRDQVSPDVTAGEYGYDLAYFHRMLAAGAVDCLQIDVTRCGGITDWLRAAAVAAAHNVDVSGHCAPNLHAHVASAIPNLRHLEYFHDHHRIEHMLFDGALAPDGGALRPDRDRPGLGLEFKHADAEPYRTS, via the coding sequence ATGAGCGTCGACGCGCCCATCGACGAGGTCACCGCGCAGGTCTTCGAAATCCCCACCGACGCACCCGAGGCCGACGGAACGCTGTCCTGGTCGTCGACCACCCTGGTGCTGGCCGGGGTGACCGCGGGCGGGCGGCGCGGGGTCGGCTACACCTACGCCGGCGGCGCGTGCGGCGAGCTGATCACGGGGCCGCTCGCCGGCACGCTCACCGGGCACAGCGCGCTGGACATCACCGGGCGGTGGCAGGCGATGGTCCGGGCGATGCGCAACAACGGCCGGCCCGGATTGGTGTCGTGCGCGATCTCGGCGGTCGACACCGCGCTGTGGGACCTCAAGGGCAAGCTGCTGGGCCTGCCCGTGTGCCGGCTGCTCGGCATGGCGCACGACGCGGTCCCGATCTACGGCAGCGGCGGGTTCACCACCTACGACGAGCGTCAGACTCGCGCCCAGCTCGAACGCTGGGTGGACGAGTGGAAGATCCCGCGCGTCAAGATCAAGATCGGCGAGTCGTGGGGCTCCGACGAACGCCGCGACCTCGACCGAATCGCCCTGTCCCGCAAGGTGATCGGGCCGGACGTCGAACTATATGTCGACGCCAACGGCGGCTACCGCCGCAAGCAGGCGATCCGGGTGGCCCATGCGATGGCCGACCACGACGTCACGTGGTTCGAGGAACCCGTCTCCTCCGACGACCTGGCCGGGTTGCGGGAGGTCCGCGACCAGGTGAGCCCGGACGTCACCGCCGGCGAGTACGGCTACGACCTGGCCTACTTCCACCGGATGCTCGCCGCCGGGGCGGTCGACTGCCTGCAGATCGACGTCACCCGCTGCGGCGGCATCACCGACTGGCTGCGGGCGGCCGCCGTGGCCGCCGCCCACAACGTCGACGTGTCCGGGCACTGCGCCCCCAACCTGCACGCCCACGTGGCGAGCGCGATCCCCAATCTGCGGCACCTGGAGTACTTCCACGATCACCACCGCATCGAACACATGCTGTTCGACGGCGCCCTCGCGCCCGACGGCGGCGCGCTGCGGCCGGACCGGGACCGGCCCGGTCTGGGCCTCGAGTTCAAGCACGCTGACGCGGAGCCCTACCGGACGTCCTGA
- a CDS encoding SDR family oxidoreductase, translated as MTPTPKTVVITGASAGIGRATARLFGQRGANVALLARGAAGLDGAARDVESGGGKALTIPTDVADHEAVVAAADETESTFGPIDVWVNVAFTSVFAPFSEISAEEFKRVTEVSYLGYVHGTMAALAKMRPRDRGTIVQVGSALSQRSIPLQSAYCGAKHAINGFTESVRCELLHEHSKVRITVAQMPAVNTPQFSWVLSRLPRHPQPVPPIYQPEVAARGVLYAADHPERKQYWVGDSTAVTLLAQKFVAPLLDRYLGRTGYDSQQTDERVSPERPHNLWQPLDQEPGSDHGAHGGFDDNSHTLSPQLWASQHPVASGTGALGAAGLGAWLAARRWAR; from the coding sequence ATGACACCGACCCCGAAAACAGTGGTGATCACCGGGGCCAGCGCCGGCATCGGCCGGGCCACCGCCCGGTTGTTCGGGCAGCGCGGGGCGAACGTCGCCCTGCTGGCCCGCGGGGCCGCCGGCCTGGACGGCGCGGCCCGCGACGTCGAATCCGGCGGCGGCAAGGCGCTGACCATCCCCACCGACGTGGCCGACCACGAGGCCGTCGTCGCCGCCGCGGACGAGACCGAGTCGACCTTCGGACCGATCGACGTCTGGGTGAACGTCGCGTTCACGTCCGTGTTCGCGCCGTTCAGCGAGATCAGCGCCGAGGAGTTCAAACGCGTGACCGAGGTGTCCTACCTCGGGTACGTGCACGGCACCATGGCGGCGCTGGCCAAGATGCGGCCGCGCGACCGCGGCACCATCGTGCAGGTCGGCTCCGCGCTCAGCCAGCGGTCCATCCCGCTGCAGTCGGCCTACTGCGGTGCCAAGCACGCCATCAACGGGTTCACCGAGTCGGTGCGCTGCGAGCTGCTGCACGAGCACTCGAAGGTCCGCATCACCGTGGCCCAGATGCCCGCCGTCAACACCCCGCAGTTCTCCTGGGTGCTGTCGCGGCTACCGCGCCATCCCCAACCGGTGCCGCCGATCTACCAGCCCGAGGTCGCCGCCCGCGGCGTCCTGTATGCCGCCGATCACCCGGAGCGCAAACAATATTGGGTCGGCGACAGCACCGCGGTGACGCTGCTCGCGCAGAAGTTCGTCGCGCCGCTGCTCGACCGCTACCTGGGCCGCACCGGATACGACTCGCAGCAAACCGACGAGCGGGTCAGCCCTGAGCGGCCCCACAACCTGTGGCAGCCGCTCGACCAGGAACCGGGCAGCGACCACGGCGCGCACGGCGGGTTCGACGACAACTCCCACACGCTGAGCCCGCAACTGTGGGCGTCCCAACATCCCGTCGCCAGCGGCACAGGCGCGCTCGGCGCGGCGGGACTCGGCGCGTGGCTCGCGGCGCGCCGGTGGGCCCGATGA